The Rhododendron vialii isolate Sample 1 chromosome 6a, ASM3025357v1 genome includes a window with the following:
- the LOC131330927 gene encoding (-)-germacrene D synthase-like isoform X2, with amino-acid sequence MEINSSPTLTLTHGQVPEGPPRRSANFHPSVWGDYFLAYASVAMEPDVKTEQRIEQLKEKVREMIVASADKLSQKLSLIDAIQRLGVGYHFETEIETTLQHIYETYHEMANDEDLYTVALSFRVLRQQGYPVSCDVFNKFKDDEGKFKESLIGDVRGLLSLYEATHLRVHQEDILDEALEFTTTHLNSALPNLSNNPIAALVVHALDQPIHLGLTRLESRHYISFYEKDDSHNKVLLDFAKLDFNLLQKLHQRELSEFTRWWKDLDVAGKLPFARDRGVELFFWILGVYYEPQYFPAIRILTKLISLISINDDLYDASNATIEELVLYHDAIQRWDVSAPDQLPDYIKHFYQKILDTYNMIENEMAKQGRSYRVEYAKSALKDMVRVYLIEAKWYHQGYVPTMEEYMPVGKLSAGLRSLATASLVGMGEVATKEAFDWVISDPLIVEASGVIGRLMDDVVSHAFEQERGHAASSVECYMKQYGATEEEAVAEFQKQVISAWKDNNSECLRPSAVPMPILLRVFNVARTFHIVYKDADSYTHSGAKFKEIVTSVLVDSVPI; translated from the exons ATGGAAATAAACTCTAGCCCAACTCTTACATTGACCCATGGCCAAGTACCCGAGGGCCCTCCACGTCGCTCTGCAAATTTTCATCCGAGTGTTTGGGGAGATTATTTCCTTGCCTATGCTTCTGTCGCCATG GAACCGGATGTTAAAACGGAGCAAAGAATTGAGCAGCTCAAAGAAAAAGTCAGAGAGATGATAGTGGCAAGTGCTGATAAACTTTCACAGAAGTTGAGCTTGATTGATGCAATTCAACGCCTAGGCGTAGGCTACCATTTCGAAACAGAGATTGAGACAACATTACAGCACATATATGAAACCTATCATGAAATGGCCAACGATGAAGATCTTTACACTGTGGCTCTCTCATTTCGAGTGCTTAGACAGCAAGGATATCCTGTCTCCTGTG ATGTATTCAACAAATTCAAGGATGACGAAGGAAAATTTAAGGAATCATTGATTGGTGATGTGAGAGGATTGTTGAGTTTGTACGAAGCTACACATCTGAGGGTGCATCAAGAAGATATACTAGATGAAGCACTGGAATTTACCACCACTCACCTCAATTCTGCACTACCAAACTTGAGCAATAATCCAATTGCAGCACTAGTAGTTCATGCTCTAGATCAGCCCATCCACCTGGGCTTGACAAGGCTCGAGTCAAGGCATTATATCTCCTTCTATGAAAAAGATGATTCCCACAACAAAGTTCTATTGGATTTTGCGAAATTAGATTTCAACTTATTGCAGAAATTGCACCAGAGAGAGCTAAGTGAATTCACAAG gTGGTGGAAAGATTTGGACGTTGCAGGGAAACTACCTTTCGCTAGAGACAGAGGGGTGGAGTTGTTCTTTTGGATATTGGGAGTGTACTATGAGCCCCAATATTTTCCTGCTATAAGGATTCTAACCAAATTGATTTCCTTGATTTCCATTAATGATGACTTATATGATGCTAGCAATGCGACCATCGAAGAACTTGTGCTCTACCATGATGCAATTCAAAG GTGGGATGTCAGTGCCCCGGATCAACTTCCTGACTACATTAAACACTTTTATCAGAAGATTTTGGATACTTACAACATGATTGAGAATGAAATGGCCAAGCAAGGAAGATCATATCGAGTCGAATATGCCAAATCTGCA TTGAAAGATATGGTTAGAGTATACTTGATTGAAGCCAAATGGTATCACCAAGGCTATGTTCCAACCATGGAAGAGTATATGCCAGTTGGGAAATTGAGTGCTGGTCTCCGATCACTTGCGACCGCTTCCCTTGTTGGAATGGGAGAGGTTGCGACCAAAGAGGCCTTTGATTGGGTTATCAGTGATCCTTTAATTGTTGAAGCTTCTGGAGTGATTGGCAGGCTCATGGACGACGTCGTTTCCCACGCG TTTGAGCAAGAAAGAGGTCACGCAGCCTCATCAGTTGAATGCTACATGAAACAATATGGTGCGACAGAAGAAGAGGCCGTTGCTGAATTTCAGAAACAAGTTATAAGTGCATGGAAAGACAACAACTCAGAGTGCCTCCGCCCATCCGCTGTCCCAATGCCTATCCTCTTGAGAGTTTTCAATGTGGCACGAACGTTTCATATTGTGTACAAGGATGCAGATAGTTACACACATTCTGGGGCCAAGTTCAAGGAAATAGTGACCTCGGTACTTGTTGATTCTGTGCCAATTTGA
- the LOC131330927 gene encoding (-)-germacrene D synthase-like isoform X1, with protein sequence MEINSSPTLTLTHGQVPEGPPRRSANFHPSVWGDYFLAYASVAMEPDVKTEQRIEQLKEKVREMIVASADKLSQKLSLIDAIQRLGVGYHFETEIETTLQHIYETYHEMANDEDLYTVALSFRVLRQQGYPVSCADVFNKFKDDEGKFKESLIGDVRGLLSLYEATHLRVHQEDILDEALEFTTTHLNSALPNLSNNPIAALVVHALDQPIHLGLTRLESRHYISFYEKDDSHNKVLLDFAKLDFNLLQKLHQRELSEFTRWWKDLDVAGKLPFARDRGVELFFWILGVYYEPQYFPAIRILTKLISLISINDDLYDASNATIEELVLYHDAIQRWDVSAPDQLPDYIKHFYQKILDTYNMIENEMAKQGRSYRVEYAKSALKDMVRVYLIEAKWYHQGYVPTMEEYMPVGKLSAGLRSLATASLVGMGEVATKEAFDWVISDPLIVEASGVIGRLMDDVVSHAFEQERGHAASSVECYMKQYGATEEEAVAEFQKQVISAWKDNNSECLRPSAVPMPILLRVFNVARTFHIVYKDADSYTHSGAKFKEIVTSVLVDSVPI encoded by the exons ATGGAAATAAACTCTAGCCCAACTCTTACATTGACCCATGGCCAAGTACCCGAGGGCCCTCCACGTCGCTCTGCAAATTTTCATCCGAGTGTTTGGGGAGATTATTTCCTTGCCTATGCTTCTGTCGCCATG GAACCGGATGTTAAAACGGAGCAAAGAATTGAGCAGCTCAAAGAAAAAGTCAGAGAGATGATAGTGGCAAGTGCTGATAAACTTTCACAGAAGTTGAGCTTGATTGATGCAATTCAACGCCTAGGCGTAGGCTACCATTTCGAAACAGAGATTGAGACAACATTACAGCACATATATGAAACCTATCATGAAATGGCCAACGATGAAGATCTTTACACTGTGGCTCTCTCATTTCGAGTGCTTAGACAGCAAGGATATCCTGTCTCCTGTG CAGATGTATTCAACAAATTCAAGGATGACGAAGGAAAATTTAAGGAATCATTGATTGGTGATGTGAGAGGATTGTTGAGTTTGTACGAAGCTACACATCTGAGGGTGCATCAAGAAGATATACTAGATGAAGCACTGGAATTTACCACCACTCACCTCAATTCTGCACTACCAAACTTGAGCAATAATCCAATTGCAGCACTAGTAGTTCATGCTCTAGATCAGCCCATCCACCTGGGCTTGACAAGGCTCGAGTCAAGGCATTATATCTCCTTCTATGAAAAAGATGATTCCCACAACAAAGTTCTATTGGATTTTGCGAAATTAGATTTCAACTTATTGCAGAAATTGCACCAGAGAGAGCTAAGTGAATTCACAAG gTGGTGGAAAGATTTGGACGTTGCAGGGAAACTACCTTTCGCTAGAGACAGAGGGGTGGAGTTGTTCTTTTGGATATTGGGAGTGTACTATGAGCCCCAATATTTTCCTGCTATAAGGATTCTAACCAAATTGATTTCCTTGATTTCCATTAATGATGACTTATATGATGCTAGCAATGCGACCATCGAAGAACTTGTGCTCTACCATGATGCAATTCAAAG GTGGGATGTCAGTGCCCCGGATCAACTTCCTGACTACATTAAACACTTTTATCAGAAGATTTTGGATACTTACAACATGATTGAGAATGAAATGGCCAAGCAAGGAAGATCATATCGAGTCGAATATGCCAAATCTGCA TTGAAAGATATGGTTAGAGTATACTTGATTGAAGCCAAATGGTATCACCAAGGCTATGTTCCAACCATGGAAGAGTATATGCCAGTTGGGAAATTGAGTGCTGGTCTCCGATCACTTGCGACCGCTTCCCTTGTTGGAATGGGAGAGGTTGCGACCAAAGAGGCCTTTGATTGGGTTATCAGTGATCCTTTAATTGTTGAAGCTTCTGGAGTGATTGGCAGGCTCATGGACGACGTCGTTTCCCACGCG TTTGAGCAAGAAAGAGGTCACGCAGCCTCATCAGTTGAATGCTACATGAAACAATATGGTGCGACAGAAGAAGAGGCCGTTGCTGAATTTCAGAAACAAGTTATAAGTGCATGGAAAGACAACAACTCAGAGTGCCTCCGCCCATCCGCTGTCCCAATGCCTATCCTCTTGAGAGTTTTCAATGTGGCACGAACGTTTCATATTGTGTACAAGGATGCAGATAGTTACACACATTCTGGGGCCAAGTTCAAGGAAATAGTGACCTCGGTACTTGTTGATTCTGTGCCAATTTGA